The genomic stretch TTGAATTTGTTTAATATGTGAAAGATCTGGTTAATGCTAGAAATACAGATTTCTAGTTTCAATTTTGTATCAGATATACTTCAAATTAcaatatcattttatttttttaggaagcTGCCAGTGATAACTTCCCACTCCTGATATATCCTAGTCCAGCCCAAGATAGAGTTGTGTGGTTCGGGCTTGGCTATTTTGTTATTTCAGACATTTCAGATCCAAATACCTTCAGTACTTTATATTTTGTATACAAATGGTTAAGTAGGAGAGGTGATTAAGTccagttttgtattttaactgtCTTGTGATCAATTTAGCGCCTGCGAATACTGTACACAAAAATTCTTGCTGTCCTGCAAAACATTCCCAAAGATGCAGCATATAGGAAATACACTGAGCAGATTGTAAATCAGCGAATTAATTTGGTGCAAACGGTAAGTACAGTGCTATTTCATAAATATTACATGTGAAAAGATTTTAGGATGTGAAGAATGACTTTTGAAGTGACTGGCTGTTTTCCAGGGGTATAAGCAACTTTCAGATACCAATTCAGAAATAACTGAGGTCccaatttatttttgttattgacTAGAATATGTTCGATGATATATTAGAAATAATTGTTAGTTTCTGTTACTGATACTTTCTgtgaaaattagaagaaaaataattttctgaagaTTTGTAGAATAGTGGTAATTTCCACACATTTGTACCAGAAAATCCGTGTGCTGTTAGCACGATCTTCACatttgacattttaaaacaactaTTGGGTGCAGTAAGCTATGTAGTACTGGTATTGTATTTAAGGTGATAATTGGAAGGTTGCATCTCATTCTCCaaagaagataagaaaaatatctttcaagAAGTGTACTCcagctctttgctgcttctttgtATATCATTAAATAGTACTGCTTTTCAGTATATATAGTTGAGAACTTGACATTGTGTTTATGCTAAGAAAAGTGTGAGATTTCTTTGATAATGTAAAATGATAGAAGCTAGCTAGTTTGGTAGTCTTTAGGAAGACTGGAGTGTGATCTATTTAAATGATTTCTTTCATTCTGTATCTGTGCTTTCTACTTCTAAGTAAAACTAAACACATGTATTTGAATACACAGGAAACTGATGTGCAAAAACTACAAGACAAACTGAATAGTGGTCACATAGAAGAAGTCATTGTACAGGTAAAACTGGGACATTTAAGATTAGGTACAAGTTGGAGTAGTATTTTCCAGTGTTGCTTCAGCTGAACttctgtttagaaaattggcAGTTTACCTACCTTttctataaaacaaacaaacaaaaaatatttctgaggaagctgaaaatgaaatgtgaaagggATGATCGTGTTGAAAAGTAACACAATTAGTAATGTTCACCATGTTAGTAAAAAGTATATGCTTAACTTACTTACAGTTCATGGAAGGGGCAGATGACTGAATGAGATTGCAGGATAATCCGGATAGGATATCAAGGGCAAAGAGGTTATCATGAAGCAGTCATTGGGAATGACTAGGTGAACAGTCTGTCTGTGTGAGCATTTGGGGTTCACCTGATGtattaaaaatcaaaaggaactgggtattttttttgtctgttcgTTTTTAAGATAAAATTTGAAGTAGTCCTGGACCATGCTAGGTGGTGACATATCACTGGTATGATGAACTGGAATAAAGTTAATTTCATACTTTGGTTGATATTTACTATTAAAGAACTTGCGTATGATGTTTCTTAACAGGCTGAAAATGAGCTTTCCCTGGCAAGAAAAATGATACAGTGGAAACCATGGGAGCCTCTAGTTGATGAACCTCCTTCTGACCAGTGGAGATGGCCAATATAATACTCAAAATGGTGTAACTTCTTGAAAttcaaaaaagttaaatattGATCTAATGTTACTGACAATTGTccttaaattaaagaaaataacttaataaaaacatgttttgttttaatatccaTTTATATTTAGCAATCTCAAGACTACTTCCAGTGTCTTGCAGAAGtggtttaaaaatatgcttttcagcTGTTCTAcaactttatttcattttgtcaCTTCCAGATTAACAGCGTATTTATGCCTAATTCTGAGCTGCACAACATTTCTTGtctcttcaaaaaacaaaaaaggttttgcaaaccatttttaatgttttaaaatcacTGTACAGTGTAAGTTATCATATGAGTAGATTATAGTATCATTGAGCATTTTAAGAGATGAAGAGTATTGCAATTGACAGTTATTTTTATAATCTGTATTTGCATGTTAACAAATACAGATGTGATAGGCCATTGGAAATCAAAATCAAAGTTATAGAAAGATGTGATCTTGCCCTTTTCTCGCACCTTTGCTTGAGTATTTTTGTCAACTTTATAGAGCTAGTACAGTGTCTCTGTGACCATGCAGCCACCAGGATGAGGTTTCTGATGTGAACCTTAccaaaaataacagtattttttagTTTTTAGCTGGATCACTTCCTTGATCTGGCTGACTTCACTGGACGTGTAGACACTAATTCTGGCAAAGGGGAAGCAGCAAGAAGATCCAAGATGAGAGAGGGAGGGATTAACCCTTCAGGTGACAACAGGGACAGAGGTTTCTTGATCACCGAGTAGGTTACCCCATTTAGTATAACAACATAGCACAAGACTAAGTGTTGCTCTCCTTTTATATGTATAGAAATTGGTTTTATAAAGGATTTgtatataaacatgtatttttctagATTTATTTGTGTATCATGGATCTTGAACTGGAATATTACCTTCTAATaaggagggaaagaaagtagATCTTATTTGGCACATCTGGCTAGGTTCTTCTTtcaaacatttaaatgaaaacagtatATATCCCTCCTCTGAAAACTTTTGTTTGTTGTACAAATTTAAACTTACGGGCACCAGTTAAAAATACTCAAAACAGAGCTAAGAATACTGTGCAATTTGCCTTTGCTCATATTTTTCAGTGCCATCAACAAAGTTGTTATTGCAAGATAAAGATAAAAATGTATCTGTATGAGGAAAAACCTATATAGAGTGCATTAAAGGTTGGTAAAGTGCCACTACACTCAACTACATAACATATTTTGTAATAGCTTTGTAATAGCTTTGTCTTTAATGAGTACAAAGGATGCCTGGTCTAATAAGAAAACTGATGCTGGCCAgtaaatatgttaaaataaaatgaagtcttTTTCATATGGGTTGGGATTATGGTAAAACCCAACCTTTGTAGTTAATACAATATTAACACTTCATTTGCTAAACTGTCTtatttaaaatgaagcatttagCATTAATGCTATGCTTAACAGAGTACTAAAGCCAAAGGTTGGGAGTAACTATTAAAATTACTGTACTACTAGTAGTTTGGTCCTTTTTGTGCATCTAATAAATTAATAAACAATTAGAAAACAGTTACAGTGGGTAAAAGGCTTTTTCCTATTTTCAATATAATTGCTTATAGACAGATATTAATACAGTAGTTCTGAGGACTTGATAATTCTCCTTGTACATATGGAACTCATGACGTTACTGGCAGTTACCTTCCATGTTCGTATTAGATTAGAAACCTGGTATCTGGCATTTGCCATGGCACATCAAATTTTATCATTTGAAgtcattgtttatttttatctcatttcAACTGTTCAGATACAAATAATAATGTGAATGTGTACGAGCATATAAACATTTCCTATATCGGGACCTAAATCCCAAGTGTGAGGATTCTTCCTTGTTTGAATGATGGCCCTGGGATATTGCTAGAACATAGCTGTTGCTGACTTTGATTTATCTGGTAGATTGACAAAAGGACAAACTATAACCTAGGAGCTCTAAAGCTATTTTGTTGTGGTTCTTGTAAGATGATCATCTTTATTAGTTCTCTTCAGTAGCGTATTAAGCAGTTGCTAGTTTGTTCTTATAAAAGCAAAAGGCAGGAGCAGTTCAGAAGCTTCTTTTGTTTAGGAGTTATGATTTGTATTTGGTAGGCATCAGAGGATATCCATCTCGCAACATTTAAGAAAGCGGGGTCAGATATGTCTGTGGAACAGTCAAGTTTGACTGTTATTAATTCATGGGATTGCTCAGACATTCAAAAAAcgtaagggaaaaagaaatctcctATATTGGAAGTGTTTTATCCTTTCTGTGAAGAATTACATTTTGCTAGAGAAAAATTGCTGTTATCTTGTTGTATTTTAAGGCATTCATGTTAATGAAATACTCAAGCCAGTGTTCCCTTCCTAGGGCAGCCTTAGCTGTACACCTAGAGCATGTGTATTACGATAGTATTCTCAGATACAGATAGCTAACGGTGCATAACCATTAcacattttcaggaaattttgtaaattatttaaaaataagagccCCCAGAATGTTATACATGTCAAGGTGAAGGGAACAAGCTTTACTGATCAGTTTATTGGGCTTGTATATATCTTTTCAACATTAAAATCTAAAACTTACCTTTTTCTGTACTACCTTCTGACAATTTTGTCTGAAGAAAAACCATGTGAGCTTGTAAGGGATTATGAACTTTTCACAGGATCCATTGTGGTGCTATAATCAGATCTGATACTTCGTAGTTGTGAGTATAAAATTTGAACATGTAGATATTAATACATGTATTGACCACTAGAAATAGACTCCTTCCAGACTTAGAGTTTAGTAGCAAATTAATTTATAAGgtttcttttatgattttttttgttttgtgtcatAAGGACTATTAGTTTACCATTATTATTAATGATGAATTGCATCTTTATATGGTATTTTATCAAGGTATTAGAGGAGTAGGACAGCAGAAAATGGTTCAAGCAGGTAGAAGAGAAATTACAGCTAGTTTAAGTTACCTGTTGCTTTTATTGATTTATTCCTCTAGCAACTATTTTCACAGTATTCCattctttagggttttttttttcctcactgatatTATTACTGTAGTTACAGAATTCTTAAACTTCTGAAAATTTCAAATAGGCTTTTTTCAGCCTTGACAAAGGTAAAAGCTGGCCTCTTCCAAGATGAAGCCACTAGATGGCATTCCAGAggacaaaaattaacaaaaacaatttttcaaatgagaaatgcTAAAGGATTATAAGCTTAAATGAAGGCAAATGATAGCAAATGAGAAATGAAGATGAATGGTTGTAGGTAATAAATATTGCGCTGATGTgtgaagaagcaaaataaaaatatgaagtctAGTATGAATTATACTGGCATGTAATAGTTGAGGAAAAGAAAGCTCCCCAAAGTACGGTGACAATTATTGGAATTCTGTCTACTCTTTCATAACTGAAACGTTAGCTGAACTCTTCTTGCTCAGttattttttccacttctaaTGCAGTATTTGTCGTGTGACTTATAACAGTTGTCTTACAAGCTTGTGATTATGTTGCAGGGGAAAAGAAATCTCTTATTCTTGGCCCACTGCTGCTAAAAGTTGGTATctgatattttaaaactgaatttcactGTTCAAAAGCTTATTcgcatctttttttccctttctcaaaaGCACAGTCCTCACTAGGGATTCTGATGTAAGTTGTTTGCTGTCCTGAAGGGATTTTTTTAGAGGTATATTATCTAATTTGTATTCTCACTGATTTCTCTGGTCTAGAAATGTTTCTTCCATGTGACTCAAAAATAGGATAATTTTATAAATCTTTCTATCCAAAACAAGCTGAATGCTTTAGTTTAGGAATCAATTTGAGTTTCAAAAGGTCTTACCGAAGACAAACTCTAGGAATCAcaatttttcagctttctaagCTTTTAATCAAATCTTAAAATTATTATGATTTACTTTCATGGTTTTATTATTGGTTAAATTGCCATTTGGTTTAATTAGTGTAAATTAATCACATCTGTGCTACATGATGAGATTACTAATTTAATAATTGTGTTGTAGCATCAACATTAAATAGTCACTGAGACTGAAGGCAGAAAACACAATGGATGAAAGTTTTGGGATAATATCAGTGTATACCCTTTGTAAAATGTTTCATCCTGATTCCTggctaatttaaaaatacatctttgccAAGAAAGGAAACGAAGTAATTTTTACTTTGTCTATTAACTCTGTAACTATATATCTGATACTTATATCCACGCTGTAGCAACGAACAGTACACACATATTTTACAGGCAAGAGAGAATCTATATTAGGAGTACTATGTTGcaagtaatttattttaagatgaaTATGCTAGCAAGGCATAATTTAGAGACTGATTGTAatgattttgcttgatttttctccATTAACTATGCTGGAAATAAGTGATGAAGGAAGAGATTTTATGATTATCTGTCATAAGGTAAATCACTGTAAACCCTAGagttaaaacttttaaaacactTTGAGATCTTCTGATTAAAGTCATTATGTGGGTGAAAACCATCATATCTCTAGGATAAGACCTAATAATACAAGAGATGGAGCTTGCTAAACCAGGAAAACAACTTCGGATTGCCATGTAACAGCAGTACTCaggttttttattattcttaatttGCTGTCCTTACTACCTAATGTGTTTTCAGTGACTGTGTTCTGACCAGGACACTGTTTTTATCTTTGACATAGGAGTTTCTGATGATTCATGTTGGAAGGAAGATGAAGTGAAAGCTGCTTTCTATTTACAGTATATAAGCTATTTGtttacaaagaaatgaaaattcatttttcaacctGAAAGCGAGTTGGAATGTATAATCAAGTTGATAATACGATAGTAGCAGAGCAGAGAACTTTCTGTAGAGTTACTGGTGGTACAGTGGTCCTGTTCTACTCTGAGCGCAAGTTCAATCCAGGCCTCAGGACAATTTCTGTCCTATTGATGGGAAGCAGGTAGTTCATATGCTTAACTATGTCTATGAAACTTGAAAACAGTGATTGTGGTATACTATTACATAGCATAGGGATGTAATTTCAAGACTGGCCTATTTAaacatacaacttttttttttggatttctCCCAGAGTCTAGTGTGACACAGCTCTGCATTTCTCCTCTAAAATGGTTGCGTGTGAAGTCAGTTGAGTCTCAGTTTTCCTGTTGTGTGCTGAAATACTCACAAGAGTTGTTTCAGAAATCACACATCAAACCCCAGGAAATTCAGTTTTGTATCTTCTTAATTCTGGTAAAAATACTATTTCTGCTCAACAGTCTCAATCCTCACACCAGGTCTGCAGACTGCGCAGGGCAGTGTAACACTGCATTACGCTGAACACACAATTTACACTAAATGGTGATATACAGCTAGAGGATGTTGGTTTTTACAACAAGGGCTATCACCATTTCTTGGAAActttaaaacatacttttcatAATATCCAGTAAACAGTTGCAGGAACTGAAAGTGCAGGTGCAATTTCAGCTGGTATGCTTACTGCactcaagcaaaacaaaaaaaaaaacccctcagtatTTTCTTATTACTACATCAGTGCCACTGTAGCTTGGTAAGAGTTCATTTTCACCTGCCCGTAAATTACAACTTAGGGAAGGCGAGGTGCCGGGACAGGGGGAGGAGGCAGCGCTGGGTGCCGCAGGCGCGTTAACCCGAACAGGTAGGTCAGTAGCGCAGGTAACAACGCACGTCCCGCCCGGGCGCGGCGCTCTGCGCCCCCTCGAAGGGCGAGGCAGAGCCCTGCAGGTCCC from Dromaius novaehollandiae isolate bDroNov1 chromosome 1, bDroNov1.hap1, whole genome shotgun sequence encodes the following:
- the NDUFA5 gene encoding NADH dehydrogenase [ubiquinone] 1 alpha subcomplex subunit 5 encodes the protein MAGAVRKTTGLVGLAVAENPHERLRILYTKILAVLQNIPKDAAYRKYTEQIVNQRINLVQTETDVQKLQDKLNSGHIEEVIVQAENELSLARKMIQWKPWEPLVDEPPSDQWRWPI